The following proteins come from a genomic window of Streptomyces sp. ALI-76-A:
- a CDS encoding superoxide dismutase, producing MPVYTLPELPYDYSALAPVISPEIIELHHDKHHAAYVKGANDTMEQLAEARDKETWGSINGLEKNLAFHLSGHILHSIYWQNMTGPRDGGGEPLAADGVGDLADAIAESFGSFAGFKAQLTKAAATTQGSGWGVLAYEPVSGRLIVEQVYDHQGNVGQGSTPILVFDAWEHAFYLQYKNQKVDFIDAMWAVVNWQDVARRYTAAKERGDSLLLAP from the coding sequence ATGCCGGTGTACACGCTCCCGGAACTTCCGTACGACTACTCGGCGCTCGCTCCGGTCATCAGCCCCGAGATCATCGAGCTGCACCACGACAAGCACCACGCCGCCTACGTCAAGGGCGCCAACGACACGATGGAGCAGCTGGCGGAGGCACGGGACAAGGAGACCTGGGGCTCCATCAACGGCCTGGAGAAGAACCTGGCCTTCCACCTGTCCGGCCACATCCTGCACAGCATCTACTGGCAGAACATGACCGGCCCGAGGGACGGCGGCGGCGAGCCCCTAGCCGCCGACGGCGTGGGCGACCTCGCCGACGCGATCGCCGAGTCCTTCGGCTCCTTCGCCGGCTTCAAGGCCCAGCTCACCAAAGCTGCCGCCACCACCCAGGGCTCCGGCTGGGGCGTCCTTGCCTACGAGCCCGTCAGCGGCCGGCTGATCGTCGAGCAGGTCTACGACCACCAGGGCAACGTCGGCCAGGGCTCTACTCCGATCCTCGTCTTCGACGCCTGGGAGCACGCCTTCTACCTGCAGTACAAGAACCAGAAGGTCGACTTCATCGACGCGATGTGGGCCGTCGTCAACTGGCAGGACGTGGCCCGGCGCTACACCGCCGCCAAGGAGCGCGGCGACAGCCTGCTGCTCGCCCCGTGA